The DNA region GCCTCCGGCGCGCTCATCCCGATCCTGCCGTTCATGTTCGGCATGGAGGGGCTGCCGGCGATCATCGTCTCCTCGGTACTGGTGGGCATCGCACTGCTTCTCACCGGCGCCGTCGTCGGCCTGCTGTCCGGGGCGCCGCCACTCAAACGCGCACTCCGCCAGCTGGCGATCGGTTTCGGAGCGGCCGCCGTCACCTACGTGCTCGGCCTCGCATTCGGCGGCGCCGTCGCCTGATTCAGACGGCCGACGTCGGCTCCGTCACGAAGTCGATGAGCTGCTCGACCCGTCCGAGCAACGCGGGCTCCAGGTCGGCGAACGTGCGCACCTGCCCCAGGATCCGCTGCCAGGCGCGAGCGATGTCGGCCTGCTCCGCGTGCGGCCATCCGAGTGCCTGGCAGATTCCGTGCTTCCACTCGATGGAACGCGGAATCTGCGGCCAGGCCTCGAGCCCGACTCTCGCCGGCTTCACGGCGGCCCAGATGTCGATGTACGGATGCCCCACCACGAGCACGTTCCGTCCGTGCGGTCCGCGCTGAACGGCCTCGGCGATGCGGCTCTCCTTGGAGCCCGGGACCAGGTGATCGACGAGCACGCCGATACGGCGGTCGGGGGTGGGGGAGAAGTCGCGCACGATCGCGTCGAGGTCGTCCACACCCTCGAGGTACTCCACCACGACGCCTTCGACGCGCAGGTCGGCTCCCCAGACCTTCTCGACAAGCTCGGCATCGTGCCGGCCCTCGACGAAGATGCGGCTCGGGAGTGCCACGCGCGCCGGGGTGTTCGCGACGGCGAACGATCCGGATGCCGTGCGCATCCGGCCGGCCGGCTGTTTCGCCTTCGGGGCCACGAGAACGACGGGAGCACCATCGAGCAGGAAGCCGGGGCCGAGGGGGAAGAGCCGGTGCTTGCCGAAGCGGTCCTCGAGGGTGACGATGCCCTTCTCGAGCCCGATGATGGCGCCGCAGAACCCCGTCGCCACCTCCTCGATCACGAGGTCGCGAACGGCCTCCTGCTGGGGAATCACCTTGCGCCCTGCTGATCGCCAGTCGCCGGCGAGCACGTCCTGGCTGTATCGATCTGAACTCACCGTTCGACGCTAACGGAAGTCGCGCGAGCGGCCGTGCACCGCGACGGCGAGTGGCTCGAACTTGTCGGCGACCAGGTTGATCACACCCTCATCGCTGCGCTCCAGGATGCCGCGGATGATCATGGCCGGAGCCTCGCGGGCGATGCGCCGATACCGGGTCCAGACGCCGACTCCGGCGATGACGTTGAGGGTGCCGGTCTCGTCCTCGATGTTCATGAAGGTGATGCCGCCGGCCGTCGCCGGGCGCTGGCGGTGGGTGACGACGCCGCCCACCTCGATGCGCCGGCCCGACTCGGCGGTGCGCAGGGTGTCGATGGCACGAGCGCCCCGCGCAGAGAGCGCATCGCGCACGTGCCTGATGGGATGGTCGTCGGGGGAGATTCCCGTCGACCACAGGTCGTAGACCACCTGCTCGACCTCGCTCAGCATCGGCAGCAGCGGGGGCTGCAGCACCACGACAGAGCCCTCGAGGAAGCTCGCGCGATCCTGGGCGGCGTCCCCGGCGCTCCACAGCGCCTCGCGGCGTTCGAGTCCCAGCCCGCTGAACGCCCCGGCGGCGGCCAGGGCCTCGAGCTGTTCGGTGTTCAGGCCGATGCGCCGCGACAGGTCGGCCATGCTCCGATACGCACCGTAGGTCTCGCGTTCTGTGACGATGCGCTCGGCCAGGGCCAGGCCGATGCCGCCGACCTCGGCGAGCCCGAGGCGCACGGCGAAGGCGCCGTCGCGACGGTGCGCCTCCGATTCGTCAGGCCCGCTCCGGTCGAACTTTCCGACGGGTGGCTGGGCGGCGGCGATGCAGGAGTCGCGGCCGGTGGGGCCGGCATCCGTTCCCGGAGTGAGCGGCTCCAGCACGGCATTCGCCCCCGAGAGCAGGATGTCGGGGCGACGCACCTCGACGCCGTGCCTCCTGGCATCGGCCGTGAGGGTCTGCGGCGAGTAGAAACCCATGGGCTGGGCGCGCAGCAGGGCGGCGAGGAACGCAGCCGGGTAGTGCAGCTTGAACCAGGAGCTGGCGTAGACGAGCAGCCCGAAGCTGATGGAGTGGCTCTCGGCGAACCCGAAGTTCGCGAAGGCCTCGATCTTCGCGTAGATGACATCGGCCGTCTCCTCGTCGATGCCGTTCTCGGCCATGCCCTGGTAGAGCGTTGCCTTCAACGTCGAGATCTTCTCGATGCCGCGCTTCGAACCCATGGCACGCCGGAGCCTGTCGGCGTCCTCAGCCGTGCATCCGCCAACGGCCATCGCCATCTGCATGAGCTGCTCCTGGAACAGGGGAACACCGAGGGTGCGTTCGAGAACGGGCTCGAGCTTCGGATGCAGGTAGGTCACCTTCTCCTCTCCGGTGCGGCGCCGGATGTACGGATGCACGGCGCCGCCCTGCACCGGACCGGGACGGATGAGCGCGATCTCCACGACGAGGTCGTAGAAGCAGCGCGGCAGCAGCCGGGGGAGCGTTCCCATCTGGGCGCGGCTCTCGACCTGGAACACGCCGATGGAGTCGGCGCGGCAGAGCATGTCGTAGACGGCCGGCTCCTCCTTGGGGATGGTCGCCAGCGTCCACTCCTCGCCGATCACGTCGCGGGCGATGTCGAAGGTGTACTGCAGCGCGGCGAGCATGCCGAGGCCGAGCAGGTCGAACTTGACGAGTCCCATCCAGGCGCAGTCGTCCTTGTCCCACTGCAGCACCGTGCGGTTCTCCTTGCGGGCGTGTTCGATGGGGCACACCTCGCCGACGGGCCGATCCGTGAGCACCATGCCGCCCGAATGGATGCCGAGGTGCCGCGGGAAGGTGAGCACCTGACCGGCCAGCTCGATCACGGAGTCGGGGATGTCATGGTCGCCGCTGGTGATCTCGGCACCCCAGCGCTCCACCTGCTTCGACCAGGCGTCCTGCTGGCCGCCGCTGAAGCCCAGGGCCTTCGCCATGTCGCGAACGGCTGCCTTGGGGCGGTAGCTGATCACGTTGGCGACCTGGGCCGCGTTCAGCCTGCCGTACTTGCGGTACACGTACTGGATGACCTCCTCGCGCCGGTCGGAGTCGAAGTCGACGTCGATGTCGGGCTCCTCCTCGCGCAGGCTCGAGAGGAACCTCTCGAACGGCAGTCCGTAGAAGATCGAGTCGACGGCCGTGATGTCGAGGGTGAAGCACACGGCGGAGTTCGCGGCCGACCCGCGCCCCTGGCAGAGGATGCCGAGCCTGCGTGCCTCCTGCACGATGTCGTGCACGATGAGGAAGTAGCCGGGGAAGTCCTTCAGCTCGATCACGTCGAGCTCCTTCTCGAGGCGCTCGCGCACGCTCGGCGGGATGCCCGGGTACTTCTCGGCGGCGCCGCGCCAGACCAGCTCGCGCAGCCAGCTCATGGGGGTGTGGCCTTCGGGAACCTCCTGCTTCGGCAGCCGCGGCCGGGCGCTCCGCAGGGTGAAGGCCAGCTCGTCGGCGTACTGCACCGTGCGCTCGACGGCGCCGGGGAAGCGAGCGAAGCGCACGGCCATCTCGGCGCCGCTGCGGAGGTGCGCGCCGTCGGCCGCGGGCAGCCAGCCGTCCATCTCGTCGAGGCTGCGCCGGGCCCGCACCGCCGCGAGGGCACTCGCCAGCCTGTGCTCCGACGGTGTCGCATAGTGCACGGCATTCGTGGCGACGACGGGCAGGCCTGCGGATGCCGCCAGCCGAGCGAGCTCGTCATTGATCGAGCTGTCTTCAGGGTGGCCGTGGTCGAACACCTCCACAGCGACGTTGTCGTGGCCGAACAGGTCGACCAGCCTGGCCAGCTCGGCGGCTGCCGCCTCGGGACCGCTCGTGGCCAGGGCCTGGCGCACCAGGCCCTTGCGGCATCCTGTGAGCACCAGCCAGTGGCCGTCGGCCTGCCCGGCCAGCTGCTCGAGGTCGTAGCTCGGTCTGCCCTTCTCGGCGCCGGCGAGCTGGGCCGTCGTGATGGCCCCGGCGAGGCGGTGGTAGCCCTCCTCGCGGCGGGCCAGCACCAGCAGGTGGCTGCCTTCAGGATCGGCGATGCCGTTCTGCGGCATGGTGAGGTCGAGGGAGAGCTCGGCTCCGAAGATCGTCTTGACCTCGGGGTGGCTCTCGGCGGTCTCGGCCAGGCGCACCACTCCGTAGAGGCCGTCGTGGTCGGTGATGCCGATGCCGACGAGCCCCAGTCGCTTGGCCTCCTCGAGCAGCTGCTCGGGTGGGCTCGCGCCGTCGAGGAAGCTGAAGGTGGAGTGCACGTGCAGCTCGGCGTACGGCACGATCGGCTCGGTACTGGCCGGCTCGAGCGGACGCGGCCGGTACGGCTGCCGTTTGTGCGACCACGCCGGACTGTCGCCCCCGTCGCCGGCAGGCGTGCCGGGCCGACGGCTGGAGGAGAGGGTGCGTTCGAGTTCCGACCACGGGATCGGGGGATTGTTGAAGCCCATCAGTCGTACCGAGCCTCTGCCTGCCAGCTGCCGCCGTCGAGCATCACGAGCCAGGCGTCGCCGGCGTCGTCGACGAGCTGCATCCGATGCACGCGACGGCTGGCCGCGGCATCCCACCACCGCTCGACGACAGGCCAGGGACCCGCCCACGCCACGACTCGTTTCAGCTCACCCGGACGACGCTGCTCACCCGGGCCGGCCGTGGCCGAGAACGCGTGGGGGACGCCGGTGAGCATGCCGCGCTCGTCGACGTCGACGGCCTCGCCCGCCTCGGTCAGCACCCTCACCGGATGCTGCTCGCGGAACACCGTCGACGGCGCGAGTTCCGGCAGGCTGCCCGGCCAGGGCCGTTCGGCCGACCGCACGCGGTCGTCTGGTGCGCGGTCGCCCCACGGCACCAGGATCTGGCGTTCTGACAGCAGCCTGCCGCCCCCGATGACAGCCGTCACGACCCCCTCGTGGCCGAGCATGCTCTGCACCCTGGTGAGACCGTGGTGCACGCGCTCGTCCGGGCCGGAGCCCCAGAGCCCCTCCTCGTGATTGTCCGTGCCGTCGACCCGCTCCGGGCGCACCCGCACGCTCGCGATGGCCGAGTTCAAGCCGCTGTCGACGGACCCGCCGCCCTGCAACTGCCAGCGCACCCTGTCGACGACGTCGGAGGCGCTGAACCAGCGCGGGTGCAACCAGCTGCGCTCCGACAACTCGCCGGACTCCGCGCGCACCTCGATGCGCACGCCCGTGCAGACCAGCTTCGCCTGGGTGAGGGTGTCGATGAAGGTGTCGATGGCGGCACGCACGCCGAAGGTGACCTGGTCGATGCGATCGAGGGCCGGTTCGAACTCGATGACGGCGTCGAAGTCGCGCGGCGGTGTGCGGGCGACCACCACGCGGCCGTCGTAGCCTCCGGCGATGGCGTGGGCGTGGGCGCCGACGGCCCCGAAGCGGCGCTGCACGTCGACGGCCGGCAGTGCGGCGAAGTCGCCGAGCCTGTGCACGCCGAGCCGGCGCAGGAGCACGGCGAGCCTGTCGTCGACGAGGATGCCGACGGGGAAGTCGGCCAGGAAGGCCGCCGAGCCGCCGGCGTCGACGAGCCGTATCCGCTCCGGGCCGCTGTGGCGTGCGGCCTGTTCCGCAGCGAACGGGCCGTCGGCCACGCCCACCCTGGCGTCGGCGAGTCCGGCAGCGGCGAGCGTGGCGAGCAGGGCTGCGCCGGTGCGCTCCTCTCCGCCGTAGTAGCGCGCCGGGCCGCGAGCCCTGATGGCGGCGGTGCCCGGGCGGATGAGCTGCACGCCCGGTGTCGCCTGCTCGAGGCGGGCGAGCACGGGCTCGAACGCCCTGGCGTCGTGCAGCGGATCGTAGGGCAGCACGGTGAGCCCTGTGCAGCGTGCCTGGGCCTCGCGCACCTTGAGTCCGCGCATCACACCGTCGCTGCGGGCGGCGGCCGAGCTGGCGTAGACCAGTCCGTGCTCGATGAGGGCGACGGGAGCATCGGCGGCGATCCCACCGGCGCGCATGGCAGCGGTCACGGGCCAGTCGGGCAGCCACACCACGATGGTGCGACCGAGGGCGGAGGATGCGGTTCCGGATGCCGCAGCACCGGAACGTTCCGACACCGTTGCCGAGGTCATCAGGCCGTCACCGCCTGCAGCAGCGGAGAGCCGTCGCGGCGCAGCTGAGCGGCATCCGGCGACTCGACGGTGCCGAACTGCTGGTGACCATCGGGCAGCCAGAGCCGCACGCTGCGCGGCCTGTCGTAGCCGAGGCGCCCGATGGCCGTGACAGTGGCCTCCCGGGCAGCGAGGTGTCCGTGCCCATCGCCCAGGCCCGTCCACGAGCTGCTGCTGATGCTCAGGCGCGCCTCGGCCTGCGGCCACGGCCCGAGGACGACGAGGGCGGCGCCCCGCTGCCGCAGTCTGGCCCCGAGGCGAGCCACGTCGGTGTCGCTCGCCCGCGCCGGTGGGCGCAGGACGACGACGGTGAGCACGTCGACGAGCGCCGCCGTCGCCGTGAGCCAGTGCTCCCCGGGGTCGGGAACGAGCACCAGTCGTTCGAGGTCGATCCCGAACCGGGATGCCGCCTCCGCCCCGAAGTCGGGAACCCCCACGACACCGCACCAGGCCCCGCTCGCCGACGGGCCGGCCAGCAGCGCCATCGCCAGGGTCAGCGAGCCGTCGACCGAGTACGCCGATCCCTGACGCAATGCTCCGCTCGGCAGCACTGCTGCCATGGCCGCTGAGGTGGGCAGGGCCGGGCTCTCGAGCTTGGTCGCCTGCATGCCCCGGATGCGCGCCTGGAGTTCCTGGACGCGCGAGAGTGCATCCTCCGCCCCTTCGATGTCAGGGGCGGGGGCGACACTGGGGGAGTACGGAGCAGCGGCCACGAGCACCTCTCTAGTTTCGAACACATCTTCGAACTAGTCAATCTCGGCCCACCGACATCCACTCCCCGAGACCGCCAGCAGGGGAAGGCCCCGATGCCTCGAGTGGCGACCGCAGCGTAGGGTCGCCGCATCACGACACCGCACCATCGTGTCGTCAGGCCTCAGGCCGCACTCCACCCGAAAACACCCTGCCGCGAACCCTCGCGCACCGCGCCGTCATCGACGAGGCACCCCGGGCTCGCCCACTTCGCGAAGGACCCGTCATGACCAATCTGCTGAGATCGACCGCCAACCCTGCCGGCGGCCACGGAGGAGGCGTGCGCGGCGACAACATGACCCGCCGCTCCTCCCTCTTCGAAGGCCGCTTCGGCCGCATGTTCCGCGAGCTTCCACCCGTTGCCTGGCCCGCGACGGCGCTCCGTCGCCTCGGTGAGGCCATGACGGCCGAGCCCGAACGTGATCCGCTCGACCCGACCAAGCCGTTCGCGGCGCCGGAGACCGACGACATCGTGCAGGACCCCGAGGAGAACCCGGGCCTGCCGTCCGGCTACACCTACTTCGGTCAGTTCGTCGATCACGACATCACCTTCGATCCGGCATCCGTGATGCAGAAGATCAACGATCCCGACGCCCTCGTCGACTTCCGCACCCCGCGTCTCGACCTCGACTCGATGTACGGGCGCGGGCCGGACGACCAGCCCTACCTGTTCGACGGCAAGAAGTTCCGCCTCGGACGCGTGCTGACCGAGCTCGGGGTGCCGAGCCCCCGCCGCGACCTGCCGCGCTACATCGACGTCCAGGACCCGGACGCCGCCCATCGGGCGCTCATAGGCGACAAGCGCAACGACGAGAACGTCATCGTCGCCCAGCTGCATGCGTCGATGATGCAGTTCCACAACAAGCTCGTCGACGAGTACCCCGGAGCGAGCTTCGCCGACGTGCAGCAGCAGGTGCGCTGGCACTACCAGTGGCTCGTGGTCAACGACTACCTGGTGCGCATCTGCGGCTCCGAGCTCATCGATGCCATCCTCCCGGGTCGAGGGCAGGCACTGCCGACCCAGGACCAGAAGCCGAAACTCGGCTTCTACCGCTTCCGCAAGGCGCCCTACATGCCCATCGAGTTCTCGGCCGCCGCCTACAGGTTTGGTCACTCGATGATCCGCCCGATCTACAGGCTCAACATCCACCTCGACGGGGGAGACGACGTGAGGGCGGCGACGGATGACGAACGCCGCCGTGGGCTCGACGGTCGCTTCTTCATCTTCGCCGGCGTGCAGCGCCGAGGGCTCAACGGGTTCGACACCTTCCCGTCGCCTTGGGCGATCGACTGGAGCCTGTACTTCGACCGCACCGGGCAGCTCCCCGTCGGCGGCAAGAAGC from Leifsonia sp. Root1293 includes:
- a CDS encoding DUF3097 domain-containing protein, which produces MSSDRYSQDVLAGDWRSAGRKVIPQQEAVRDLVIEEVATGFCGAIIGLEKGIVTLEDRFGKHRLFPLGPGFLLDGAPVVLVAPKAKQPAGRMRTASGSFAVANTPARVALPSRIFVEGRHDAELVEKVWGADLRVEGVVVEYLEGVDDLDAIVRDFSPTPDRRIGVLVDHLVPGSKESRIAEAVQRGPHGRNVLVVGHPYIDIWAAVKPARVGLEAWPQIPRSIEWKHGICQALGWPHAEQADIARAWQRILGQVRTFADLEPALLGRVEQLIDFVTEPTSAV
- a CDS encoding error-prone DNA polymerase, producing MGFNNPPIPWSELERTLSSSRRPGTPAGDGGDSPAWSHKRQPYRPRPLEPASTEPIVPYAELHVHSTFSFLDGASPPEQLLEEAKRLGLVGIGITDHDGLYGVVRLAETAESHPEVKTIFGAELSLDLTMPQNGIADPEGSHLLVLARREEGYHRLAGAITTAQLAGAEKGRPSYDLEQLAGQADGHWLVLTGCRKGLVRQALATSGPEAAAAELARLVDLFGHDNVAVEVFDHGHPEDSSINDELARLAASAGLPVVATNAVHYATPSEHRLASALAAVRARRSLDEMDGWLPAADGAHLRSGAEMAVRFARFPGAVERTVQYADELAFTLRSARPRLPKQEVPEGHTPMSWLRELVWRGAAEKYPGIPPSVRERLEKELDVIELKDFPGYFLIVHDIVQEARRLGILCQGRGSAANSAVCFTLDITAVDSIFYGLPFERFLSSLREEEPDIDVDFDSDRREEVIQYVYRKYGRLNAAQVANVISYRPKAAVRDMAKALGFSGGQQDAWSKQVERWGAEITSGDHDIPDSVIELAGQVLTFPRHLGIHSGGMVLTDRPVGEVCPIEHARKENRTVLQWDKDDCAWMGLVKFDLLGLGMLAALQYTFDIARDVIGEEWTLATIPKEEPAVYDMLCRADSIGVFQVESRAQMGTLPRLLPRCFYDLVVEIALIRPGPVQGGAVHPYIRRRTGEEKVTYLHPKLEPVLERTLGVPLFQEQLMQMAMAVGGCTAEDADRLRRAMGSKRGIEKISTLKATLYQGMAENGIDEETADVIYAKIEAFANFGFAESHSISFGLLVYASSWFKLHYPAAFLAALLRAQPMGFYSPQTLTADARRHGVEVRRPDILLSGANAVLEPLTPGTDAGPTGRDSCIAAAQPPVGKFDRSGPDESEAHRRDGAFAVRLGLAEVGGIGLALAERIVTERETYGAYRSMADLSRRIGLNTEQLEALAAAGAFSGLGLERREALWSAGDAAQDRASFLEGSVVVLQPPLLPMLSEVEQVVYDLWSTGISPDDHPIRHVRDALSARGARAIDTLRTAESGRRIEVGGVVTHRQRPATAGGITFMNIEDETGTLNVIAGVGVWTRYRRIAREAPAMIIRGILERSDEGVINLVADKFEPLAVAVHGRSRDFR
- a CDS encoding DNA polymerase Y family protein yields the protein MTSATVSERSGAAASGTASSALGRTIVVWLPDWPVTAAMRAGGIAADAPVALIEHGLVYASSAAARSDGVMRGLKVREAQARCTGLTVLPYDPLHDARAFEPVLARLEQATPGVQLIRPGTAAIRARGPARYYGGEERTGAALLATLAAAGLADARVGVADGPFAAEQAARHSGPERIRLVDAGGSAAFLADFPVGILVDDRLAVLLRRLGVHRLGDFAALPAVDVQRRFGAVGAHAHAIAGGYDGRVVVARTPPRDFDAVIEFEPALDRIDQVTFGVRAAIDTFIDTLTQAKLVCTGVRIEVRAESGELSERSWLHPRWFSASDVVDRVRWQLQGGGSVDSGLNSAIASVRVRPERVDGTDNHEEGLWGSGPDERVHHGLTRVQSMLGHEGVVTAVIGGGRLLSERQILVPWGDRAPDDRVRSAERPWPGSLPELAPSTVFREQHPVRVLTEAGEAVDVDERGMLTGVPHAFSATAGPGEQRRPGELKRVVAWAGPWPVVERWWDAAASRRVHRMQLVDDAGDAWLVMLDGGSWQAEARYD
- a CDS encoding peroxidase family protein yields the protein MTNLLRSTANPAGGHGGGVRGDNMTRRSSLFEGRFGRMFRELPPVAWPATALRRLGEAMTAEPERDPLDPTKPFAAPETDDIVQDPEENPGLPSGYTYFGQFVDHDITFDPASVMQKINDPDALVDFRTPRLDLDSMYGRGPDDQPYLFDGKKFRLGRVLTELGVPSPRRDLPRYIDVQDPDAAHRALIGDKRNDENVIVAQLHASMMQFHNKLVDEYPGASFADVQQQVRWHYQWLVVNDYLVRICGSELIDAILPGRGQALPTQDQKPKLGFYRFRKAPYMPIEFSAAAYRFGHSMIRPIYRLNIHLDGGDDVRAATDDERRRGLDGRFFIFAGVQRRGLNGFDTFPSPWAIDWSLYFDRTGQLPVGGKKRVQPSYKFDTSLVNPLGFLPEFSRAGVDEPPLTIDHLQAAPARPTRDPANLAVRNLLRGMALELPSGQAIADAMGIARIPDERLWVGKAAEGEERKPITEVHESFANNAPLWYYVLAESQEIWTAAGDASATMHLGPVGGRIVAETLIGMIAADGASYLTQSPNWQPEVHGRRLATVGDLLAFADEG